The uncultured Bacteroides sp. DNA segment CTTGACTTTTCCAAGCCACATTGTCTAACGAACTAAGCAGTAAGTTTGCGCGATAGATTGCCCGCCATCTCGTACTCCATAAAGATGAATACATATCCTGTCCTATAAGCTTATATAACGACATCGCATGAGCATGAGAGTCATTTTGACCTCCACCGCCCAATCTGTCGTCGGACATTAATTCAAGTAAAATAAACGGGTGTTGCCATTCATCATTCCCCGTTCTCGATCCAAAAGCATTATAAACGCCCATCAAAGCCTCATAAGCTTCCTCTTCGGTTGACGGATAGTTTTCTGATGTTTTTTGTGTCATCATCTCGGAATCCAAAATATCGCATCCGGAAAATAGGATAGATAAAACAAAAATTAATATTATAGACTTTTTCATTGTAATCCCTTATTAATATATTATCAAAGCTTTATACTTATTCCAAACAGAACGGTACGAGGTTTAGGATAATACCCCAAATCGATCCCACTTGACCAATTATCTATTCCATGCCCAATTTCAGGATCCAAGCCTTTATATGAAGTCAAGGTAAATAGATTTTGCACCGTCGCATACACTCTTAATTGAGTAAGCTGTGACTTAAATAATTTGCTAAAGTCATAACCTAGCGTCAAGTCATTTAGTCTTAAATAATCTCCATTTTGAATGTTTATGTCAGATATAATGTTGGGGTATGAGGTATTACCCAATCTTGGCCACTTATTAGAAGTGCCTTCACCATGCCAACGATCGAACGGATCGTGAGCTCCTCCCAGTATTTGATTGCCATAGACACCTGAAGCCGAAAGTCTAAAATCAAAATTTCGATACCTACTACCCAACGATATGGAAAACGTTCCATCAGGATTAGGATCTCCAATAAATACGCGGTCGTTATCATCAATAACCGCATCATCATTTTGATTTACATATATTGGATCTCCCGGGCGTGCATTAGGCATTATTCTTTTGCCCTTAGAATTTACATAATTGTCTATTTCATCTTGATTCTGGAAAATGCCTTCAGTCTTTACACCCCAAAAATAACCAATTGGATAACCGACTTGTGCACGGTAGAACTCAGGTGCCTGATCTGAGGGTACTTTAATGGCCCCGTGAATAATTCGTTCATTGTTATTAATACGAGTCACCTCATTTCTATTAAATGCATAGTTAACGTTTACATCGTATTCGAAGTCAGCAATATTATCATTCCAAGTCAAACCGATTTCTATTCCACGATTCCTTACATTACCGCCATTGATATCAGGACTAAGAGCTCCAAACGATGCCAATGTCGGAGCTGCAACCAACCAATCTTTAGTAGTTTTGTTATAAAAATCAAAATTGACACCGAGCCGAGATCTTAAGAATCTAGCATCGAATCCGATGTTAATTTGCTCCGATGTTTCCCATGTAATATCGGGATTTGGAATATTGATGGGATAGGATGCAACCGTATATTTATTCTTATCTATTCCCGGATAATAATAACTATATTCTACTCCCGGATAATCACCCGCATTTGCTCCTCCCACTCTGATTTTTGCCAGATATTGGTATAGTCCTATAGATTGGTTACCATTTTGTCCCCAACTTGCCCTTAGTTTAAAGAAATTGATCACATTATCCAACGGTTTCATAAAATCCTCACTTGAAACAACCCATCCGGCAGACACTGAGGGGAATGTTCCCCATCTTTTACCGGGCGCAAACGCCGAAGAGCCATCGGTGCGTGCCAGAACTGTCAACATGTATTTTTCTTTGTAATCGTAAATTATACGTCCGAAATAAGAGAGTATTCCTGTTTTATCCCAAGGAGAACCTCCCATGCGTGTAGTTGTAGCATCTATTGATGGTGCATTAGTAAGATACGCATGATCAAAATCCGAGAAAATGGAGTTCGTATTATATCCATAAAGACTTTCGCCCATTCCACCACGCTCGGCAGACATGCCGACTAAAAAATCAATATTATGAACATCTTTAAGTTTCAACTTATAATTTAGCGTATTTTCCAGTATCCAACGCTGTATTCCCAGCGACATATCTTGCGTGATCTCATCTTCTGTTTTCTGGTATTCAGGTGCAAGATTATAGGTAGGAATATATTTTCTACCGGAATTACCTGTTACACTCATTCCAAAACTGCCACGATAAGTCAAACCTTTTATTGGCTCCACTGTAACATAGCCATTAGCAGTCAAAACATGTGATTTTGCTTCATTGTTGCTATTATAATCCAGCAAAGCTATTGGATTAGGAGACAACGGAGACAATGCTATAGGACCGTGATAATTACCATTAGCATCGTGCAAAGGCATCAATGGGCTACCATTCATTGCCATACTTAAATAATTGGTCGTACGCCCACTATCGTTAATGATGCCTGTTCTTCGTCCATAAGTATAGTTAACCGTTTCTCCTATTTTGATAATATCGCGACCACCTGAAGTAAATACTACCTGATCGGTATTGAGACGGAATGTAAATTTATCATTTGTAGGTACAGCTGGCTTTCCCAGAATTCCTTCTTCACGAGAAAAAGAGAAACTTGTAAAATAATTAGATTTATCCGTCCCCCCCGAGAGCGACATTGTATGGCTCTGTATCGGAGCATTTTTGTTCGTTATTTCATCGAACCAGTTAGTTCCATTCCACTCTCCAGATACAATTTTATCCCAATTAGGCACAAGATTGGGAAAATCATAACTAATGCCATGAGAATTGAAATATCCTTCATTTGCCAGAAATGCAGAAGCTCTGGCATCTAAATAATAAGGTTTTTTCAACACGTTTTGTATGCCATAATATCCATCATAAGAAATTCTGGCCTTACCCGTTTTTCCTCTCTTTGTAGTAATAAGTACCACCCCGTTTGCTGCGCGAGCTCCGTAAATTGCGGAAGAAGCTGCATCCTTAAGCACATCGATAGACTCAATATCGGCAGGATTCAATGTAGTAATATCTCCCGGCATGTTATCGATTATGTACAACGGATTAGCATCACCAACAGTACCCATACCTCGAATATAGACTTTAAAGCCAGATCCGGGTTGCCCCGATGTTTTTGTGATCTGAACCCCCGGTGCCAAACTCTGTAAGGCAGATAAAGGGTTAATAGTATGCAATTCCTGAAGTTTATTACCGGAAATCTGTAAAGTAGCTCCTGTTACAAGCTTTTTCTTCATGCTTGCATACCCGATAACTACGGTTTCTGTCAGAAGATTACTATTCTCTTTTAGTACAACATGTATATTTCTCTCATTAACCCTTATTTTCTGAGTTACACATCCGACATAAGATATTGTAATCTCAGCTCCTAATCTTGCCTTAATTACAAACGTCCCATCCAAATCGGTTACAGTCCCGTTTGAAGCTGTCTCACCTATCACAGACGCTCCGATTACAGGTTCGTTGTTAATATCAACAACCGTCCCTTTTATTTCAATAATATTAGATTGGTTTTGAGCAGATATATAACCAATCACCACTAGCATGATGCTTAATAATAAAAATCTCAATCTAGATTTTCTCATTGTATTTTTCATTAGTTCATTAAAATATTAGATTAACTTTAATAAAAGCTTCAATTAAATTTTCAGTCAGTTTTTCTCATACCCCCTCCTTTCTATCAATCATTTATTTTTTAAATACAAATTCATAATAACCACTTCCAACTTCGACTACTTTATCAGTATAGATTGTTGCTGTCACATTTGCAGGAATAGTAACCAATAGTTTTATTTTATCACCATTTCTTTTCCATTCAGATTTGATCAATCCTTTAACCGATTTATATTCACCTTTCACCCACGAAAGATCTCTCACATAATCGGGTTTTATAATTATCTTCTCAAATCCTCTGTTCTTATCATCATAATTAATGCCAGCCAACGTGTTCAGCATCCATGCGCTTATGTCCCCCAGAAACACATGGTTGACCGATGCATCGCGAAATTCCGGTGATAAAACCCAAGTTTCAGCCAATGTTGTAAATCCAAGTTTTATCCAATTACCCCATGAAGGTGCGGTTTCCTGTGTAGCCATTTTGTAAGCCGTTTCAGCATATCCGTATTTCGATAGCATTCTGGGAACATATTTACTACCTAAAACACCAAAGTCGAGATGATAATTATTTTCTACTATTTTTCGATTCAGATGTTCAGCAACCCTTGCCTCATATTCTTTCGGCACAAGTTCTAACGCAAGAGCTATAGCCAAAGCTGTTTGTGAGCCATTTGCATACGAGCAAGACGATCTATTGAAATATTTTTTGTTTATTAAATCTTTCAATTCTTCGGCTTTCCGCTTATACACCTCGCTCGGGTGCCCCGTAACTTCAGCAAAGCGAGACATCAACACATTATCCCAATAATAGAAACAAGTTGTGGTATAGTCCGTTGGCGTTTGTGTATTGTAGTATACCCAGTCACCAATTCCATAAGTGACTGTACCGTCTTCATTTTCTCTATTCTTCAGATACTTAAGATATTTCTCACAAGTATGATATACTTTATGTATCGTTTTTGCATCTCCGTAATATCTCTCCAACGCATCAGGAATAATAAACAAAGCCGCATCCCATACCGGACCAATCCAGTCATCATACCCCCAACCAGAGCTTGGGATTATCCCGGAAATATTTCCCTCTTGTTTTTGATTGTCTATAAAATCGTCCATCCATTTTTCATAAAATTTAATTCCATCAAAATTTAATAAAGCAAAGTCTATCATAATATGTCCATCGGCTGTCCACCCGTTCTTTTCCCGCTGTGGACAATCAGTAGGTATACTATAAAGATTAGACAAGTAAGATTGAATAGTAGCTTTCCATATTTTATTTAGCAAATCATTCGAGCAACTAAAGTTTCCGACTTTTTCAAGATCAGTATGCATAAAGAGCGCTGAGATATCTTCCTTCTTTAGTTCAATCGGACGATCAGCCTTAACCTCCACATAGCGAAATCCATGATAAGTAAACTCCGGCGTGAATGATTCTTCTCCTTCACCTTTCATAAAATAAGTATCCGTCTGGAATTCAACATCTTTCATGGGTTTATAATAAATATCCAAGTTTCTCATTTCTATACGTCCATTCTCTTTGAGTAATTCTCCATGAGTCAGAGTCACTTTTGTGCCTCTTTCTCCTTTCAATTTGATGTTACACACACCTGTCAGATTCACTCCCATATCAAAAACAAAAACAGTATCGCCAAAAGCTCGCATAGAAACAGCCGGATACTCTTTTGTAATTCTTATTGGCGGCATTGTTTGTGATACTAATTGTTGCGAAGGAGCTTGTGCCAACACAGCATGATCCCATTTCGTATCATCAAATTGAGATTTATTCCAATTGGGAATTTCTTTCCGTGCATCATATATTTCCCCGCTATATATGTTATTATATATATGTGGTCCAATCGAGGTCTTCCATGTACCATCGGTAGATACTATTGATGTTGTCCCATCTGCATATTTTACATAAATTTCCATTATCATCTTTGCCCTGTCGCGCCATCCTGCCTTTTCGAAATCCCACGTAGCCACAGGTGCATCCTCGTTGTAAAAACCATTACCTAAAACAGTAGCAACAACATTTTCTCCCTTTTGAAGCAAGTTAGTCACATCAATAGTGGTATATAGATTTCGTTTATCGTAATGAGTATATCCTGGATCAAGTTTTTCTTTATTAGGCACTACCCCATTGACATACAATTTATAATAAGCAGCAGCACTGATAGTTACTTTGGCCGATAAAATATCCTTCTTTATATTAAATGATTTCCTAAACATTGGAGCCGCGCCAAATGCCTTATCATTTTTATCCGTTATCCATTTAGCAGACCAGTCCGACATCTGTATTTTAGCCATTTCAAAGCTGTCTATAGCGGAAGCCCGTGACTTCCCTCTCTCATCCCAAGAAATTATCCTCCAATAATATTTTGAATGACTTTGCAATTTTTGTTTTCCCCCATATTCACTCTTAGTTGTATTACCGGATATCTTACCGGAAGACCAGAAAAATTCATTCTGTTCCATTGCTTTCTTAGAAAGAGCTATATCCAATTTATAGGCCGTTTGTCTTGGGACTCTATCGCCCCCCAACTCATATGTCCATGTGAATCTTGGATTTTGAGCATCAAGATTAATTGGTGATTTCAGATATTCGCAACGCATATCAGAAGTCAATGCAGGTTTATTCGTCATACACGACGTGAAAATAAAAATACACACAGTCGCCACTTTTACTAAGTTTTTCATAACTCCTCTTATTTAACTTAAACGGTTAAGCAAAATTGATTTAAAACATTAAGACTAGACTTCATTTAGAAAAATCATGTTACAATGGATAAAGACTAATTAAAAAAAAGATTAACTGTGAAATTCTAAAGAACAAGAAAGAACCATTTTTTTAGGATCAACTTTCTGCTTCTTAAACTTTTTACTCTTCTTATTTTGTATTACACAATCAATTTGTTCCACTAAAAGGCTAACAGCATTTCGACCAATATCTTCAATAGGCATTCTTGCCACATTCATTTTGGGGGCCAATATTTTGAAAACAGGTACCCCATGTATGCTTGCCATCTCAAAGTTTGGTTTAATTCCCTTATCATTAAAATACTGGAAAGCCTCTAAAGCCAAAATATGAGTGGCAAAAAAGAAACCATCCACATCAGGCACAGTAGAAAAAATATCATCCAGCACTTTATATATATTTTTTTCATAACCAACAAAGTTTACCTCTCCGTATAAATGAGGATTAATAGCTATTCCCGATTCGCGTTGAGCATCTTCAAAACCTTCTCTCCGTTGATTCATTGTTGTTAAATGAGGATTCGTTGTTAATATGGCTATTTTTCTACATCCTTTATTAATCAAATGTTTGGTTAGCATATAACTACTATCTCTGTTATTTATAATAATATAACTGGCCTCAAGCTCCGGAAAATAACGGTCTATAGTTACCAATGGATAAGATTCATCAATTAATCTTTGTATCTCGATTTTCGAACGTTTTATCGGTGCCATTATAATGCCATCCACACCTTTAGCTTTAAATAATCGTATAATCTCCTCTTCTCTGTCAATATCCGATTCCGAACTACTTATCATTAACGAGTAACCTCTGCTACGGGCAGTCGTTTCTATTTCTCGAGCTACTTCAGAATAAAAGCTATCGGATATGGAAGGCAGTATTAAGCCAATCGTATTTGTTTCTCCGGTATTAAGACTCCTGGCAATCAGATTAGGCTGGTAATTAAGCTCCAAAGCATAGTCAATAA contains these protein-coding regions:
- a CDS encoding TonB-dependent receptor, whose translation is MRKSRLRFLLLSIMLVVIGYISAQNQSNIIEIKGTVVDINNEPVIGASVIGETASNGTVTDLDGTFVIKARLGAEITISYVGCVTQKIRVNERNIHVVLKENSNLLTETVVIGYASMKKKLVTGATLQISGNKLQELHTINPLSALQSLAPGVQITKTSGQPGSGFKVYIRGMGTVGDANPLYIIDNMPGDITTLNPADIESIDVLKDAASSAIYGARAANGVVLITTKRGKTGKARISYDGYYGIQNVLKKPYYLDARASAFLANEGYFNSHGISYDFPNLVPNWDKIVSGEWNGTNWFDEITNKNAPIQSHTMSLSGGTDKSNYFTSFSFSREEGILGKPAVPTNDKFTFRLNTDQVVFTSGGRDIIKIGETVNYTYGRRTGIINDSGRTTNYLSMAMNGSPLMPLHDANGNYHGPIALSPLSPNPIALLDYNSNNEAKSHVLTANGYVTVEPIKGLTYRGSFGMSVTGNSGRKYIPTYNLAPEYQKTEDEITQDMSLGIQRWILENTLNYKLKLKDVHNIDFLVGMSAERGGMGESLYGYNTNSIFSDFDHAYLTNAPSIDATTTRMGGSPWDKTGILSYFGRIIYDYKEKYMLTVLARTDGSSAFAPGKRWGTFPSVSAGWVVSSEDFMKPLDNVINFFKLRASWGQNGNQSIGLYQYLAKIRVGGANAGDYPGVEYSYYYPGIDKNKYTVASYPINIPNPDITWETSEQINIGFDARFLRSRLGVNFDFYNKTTKDWLVAAPTLASFGALSPDINGGNVRNRGIEIGLTWNDNIADFEYDVNVNYAFNRNEVTRINNNERIIHGAIKVPSDQAPEFYRAQVGYPIGYFWGVKTEGIFQNQDEIDNYVNSKGKRIMPNARPGDPIYVNQNDDAVIDDNDRVFIGDPNPDGTFSISLGSRYRNFDFRLSASGVYGNQILGGAHDPFDRWHGEGTSNKWPRLGNTSYPNIISDINIQNGDYLRLNDLTLGYDFSKLFKSQLTQLRVYATVQNLFTLTSYKGLDPEIGHGIDNWSSGIDLGYYPKPRTVLFGISIKL
- a CDS encoding family 78 glycoside hydrolase catalytic domain produces the protein MKNLVKVATVCIFIFTSCMTNKPALTSDMRCEYLKSPINLDAQNPRFTWTYELGGDRVPRQTAYKLDIALSKKAMEQNEFFWSSGKISGNTTKSEYGGKQKLQSHSKYYWRIISWDERGKSRASAIDSFEMAKIQMSDWSAKWITDKNDKAFGAAPMFRKSFNIKKDILSAKVTISAAAYYKLYVNGVVPNKEKLDPGYTHYDKRNLYTTIDVTNLLQKGENVVATVLGNGFYNEDAPVATWDFEKAGWRDRAKMIMEIYVKYADGTTSIVSTDGTWKTSIGPHIYNNIYSGEIYDARKEIPNWNKSQFDDTKWDHAVLAQAPSQQLVSQTMPPIRITKEYPAVSMRAFGDTVFVFDMGVNLTGVCNIKLKGERGTKVTLTHGELLKENGRIEMRNLDIYYKPMKDVEFQTDTYFMKGEGEESFTPEFTYHGFRYVEVKADRPIELKKEDISALFMHTDLEKVGNFSCSNDLLNKIWKATIQSYLSNLYSIPTDCPQREKNGWTADGHIMIDFALLNFDGIKFYEKWMDDFIDNQKQEGNISGIIPSSGWGYDDWIGPVWDAALFIIPDALERYYGDAKTIHKVYHTCEKYLKYLKNRENEDGTVTYGIGDWVYYNTQTPTDYTTTCFYYWDNVLMSRFAEVTGHPSEVYKRKAEELKDLINKKYFNRSSCSYANGSQTALAIALALELVPKEYEARVAEHLNRKIVENNYHLDFGVLGSKYVPRMLSKYGYAETAYKMATQETAPSWGNWIKLGFTTLAETWVLSPEFRDASVNHVFLGDISAWMLNTLAGINYDDKNRGFEKIIIKPDYVRDLSWVKGEYKSVKGLIKSEWKRNGDKIKLLVTIPANVTATIYTDKVVEVGSGYYEFVFKK
- a CDS encoding LacI family DNA-binding transcriptional regulator, which encodes MRPSLKDIAQELKLSKTTVSWVLSGQAEQKGISEATAKKVIDYALELNYQPNLIARSLNTGETNTIGLILPSISDSFYSEVAREIETTARSRGYSLMISSSESDIDREEEIIRLFKAKGVDGIIMAPIKRSKIEIQRLIDESYPLVTIDRYFPELEASYIIINNRDSSYMLTKHLINKGCRKIAILTTNPHLTTMNQRREGFEDAQRESGIAINPHLYGEVNFVGYEKNIYKVLDDIFSTVPDVDGFFFATHILALEAFQYFNDKGIKPNFEMASIHGVPVFKILAPKMNVARMPIEDIGRNAVSLLVEQIDCVIQNKKSKKFKKQKVDPKKMVLSCSLEFHS